The following are encoded in a window of Ferrimicrobium acidiphilum DSM 19497 genomic DNA:
- a CDS encoding TIGR03618 family F420-dependent PPOX class oxidoreductase yields the protein MLDQTLEALVHGQNFATLTTLTPQGVPQSSVMWIDCDHEHLLINTEVARAKFRNISHNPVVTVLVWDRDNPYRYVEVRGIVHDTITGDLANEHLEQLARKYTGGAFAGTIESSRVILKIKPTRTRAVD from the coding sequence ATGCTCGATCAGACTCTTGAAGCCCTCGTCCATGGCCAGAACTTTGCCACCCTCACGACACTAACTCCGCAAGGAGTTCCACAGTCATCGGTAATGTGGATCGATTGTGACCACGAACACCTGCTCATTAACACCGAGGTCGCTCGAGCCAAATTTCGTAACATCTCGCATAATCCCGTCGTCACTGTTCTCGTTTGGGATCGCGATAACCCTTATCGTTACGTGGAGGTACGCGGCATCGTTCACGACACCATCACTGGCGATCTAGCTAATGAACACCTCGAACAACTGGCGAGAAAGTACACCGGCGGGGCCTTTGCTGGCACCATCGAATCTTCACGTGTCATCCTCAAGATTAAGCCGACACGGACGAGAGCCGTCGACTAG
- a CDS encoding MFS transporter, with protein sequence MSARIHQDDRRRLRDLIVVGWSHAGQHAYVASLGIAIPYVIVSFHTNYAMVGILLSIAAIAGSALQVLALVVRKTSARLLFTIQNIGSTIGAVAAALAPGIYIFMAGRLIQSGAGWPQHPVGGSYLANRYPKTRGTTLSWHVTAGNIGTLLAPLLMPSIIATYGWRAAFWTLSALLVTTTVAVAVWLPSPWRGLTSTNDSADQEGIGFWSRLRALIRQRPVFALLVAGSVAAGGQGIGIVGVYTPGYLHTSLHLSAISLTVILTLLYAGAVVGPILMGSLADRRSHRGVLITNYGLGALALLLFVFSGKDILSLSLFGIAIGIFSYSELSLRQTVFSDYLPPGMSRAGFGVFFTASQSIGALWIAIIGITVADGGFRDAFILMAITFLAAALIVLWGTHKRPATRDNS encoded by the coding sequence ATGAGCGCCCGAATCCACCAGGACGATAGGCGTCGCCTGCGGGATCTGATCGTGGTCGGTTGGTCTCACGCGGGACAGCATGCATACGTAGCGTCACTAGGAATTGCGATTCCCTACGTTATCGTAAGCTTCCACACGAACTACGCGATGGTAGGCATACTTCTCTCGATTGCAGCGATTGCAGGTAGCGCCTTGCAGGTACTTGCGCTAGTCGTCAGGAAGACTTCAGCGCGTCTCCTGTTCACGATTCAAAACATCGGCTCTACCATCGGTGCCGTCGCTGCGGCCCTAGCTCCAGGCATCTACATATTCATGGCCGGCCGACTCATCCAATCTGGTGCAGGTTGGCCACAACACCCCGTTGGAGGCTCCTATCTAGCTAATAGATACCCGAAAACACGTGGCACCACACTCAGCTGGCATGTCACGGCAGGCAACATTGGAACCCTTCTCGCTCCACTACTCATGCCCTCGATCATCGCAACGTATGGTTGGAGGGCGGCGTTCTGGACGCTCTCAGCTCTACTGGTGACCACTACCGTGGCCGTGGCGGTGTGGCTCCCGTCTCCTTGGCGTGGGCTAACCTCGACCAATGACTCAGCCGACCAGGAGGGCATCGGGTTTTGGAGTCGACTTCGCGCACTCATCCGCCAACGACCGGTCTTCGCGCTGCTAGTTGCTGGATCTGTCGCCGCTGGTGGACAAGGGATTGGAATTGTTGGGGTGTATACCCCCGGGTATCTGCATACATCTCTTCATCTTTCGGCAATTAGCCTGACTGTGATTTTGACTCTGCTTTACGCTGGCGCCGTTGTTGGGCCAATTCTGATGGGTTCGCTCGCTGATCGACGAAGTCATCGTGGCGTGTTGATCACGAATTACGGTTTGGGTGCCCTTGCACTGTTGCTGTTTGTCTTCTCCGGTAAGGATATACTCAGCCTCTCCCTCTTCGGCATCGCCATCGGGATCTTCTCGTACTCAGAGCTATCACTTCGTCAGACGGTGTTCTCCGACTATCTACCACCTGGTATGTCCCGGGCTGGGTTCGGCGTCTTCTTTACAGCCTCACAATCGATTGGTGCACTCTGGATCGCCATCATCGGCATCACGGTCGCAGACGGTGGGTTCAGAGATGCCTTTATCCTGATGGCAATAACCTTCCTCGCTGCGGCCTTGATAGTCCTCTGGGGGACGCACAAGCGACCCGCCACTAGAGATAACTCCTGA